The Pseudomonas sp. FP198 genomic interval GCTCGATGAAATGAAAAACGGGAAGCCTTCGAGCTTCCCGTTTTTTTTCGGTTGAATCCGCCCCCCGTGGCGAGGGAGCTTGCTCCCGCTGGGCTGCAGAGCAGCCCCAAAATCAGCCGCCGCGGGATATCAGCCTGGTTGGTTGGAACAGCCTGGGGCTGCTTCGCAACCCAGCGGGAGCAAGCTCCCTCGCCACACAAGCGGACCACAAAGCAGCGAACGCAATGCTCGTCGAGCCTACAGCTCCGTCGCCCGCTGGCTCGCCGCATCGTCGTAGATGACATACAACGACTCGGCGACCTGGCTCTTGATCGCCTTGGTACTTTCGAGCCCCAGGACAAAACCCTCGGCCTTGCCACCGGCGCGGTTCAGTTCTTCGGGGGTGCTGGCCTGGGTGATGGCGTCGTACAGTTTTTCAGCGTGAGGGCCCACGCCCTTGGGCAGACTGATCTGGGCGGTGCTCATAGGAACACCTTGGCGCAATCGATTGTGTGAAGTGGTAACAGATGGTTCATGGCGCGTCCCTTGATCTCGGCGAATGGCCGGCAGCGCGTCCTGCCACTTCCGGGCGTCCATGGTAGCCCTCTCTCGCCGTCGCGGTAACTGCCAATCGTTGATTGCTCACCGCTGGGCTTCAGGCCGCTCCGTGCGCAATAGATGCTTGACTTCTCTTTTCCAATCAGTAACATACGCGCCATTCCGCGATAGCTCAGTTGGTAGAGCAAGTGACTGTTAATCACTGGGTCCCTGGTTCGAGTCCAGGTCGTGGAGCCAGACAGCAATAATCAAAGCCCCTGAATCTAAAGATCCAGGGGCTTTTTTGTGGGCGTTTTTCAGCCAAACGGCGACTGATCGCCGCATACCGCCTGGCTGAGGTCGCTACCGGAACAATAATCTGGCGCCAACCAGGCACTATGGTCTGAATCCTGCTTTATTTTTCGACGACTCAAGCTGTCACGAGCGTGTCATGGCAGTGCCGCAAACTGTCAACGTCCGCCGCCGCAGCTCATAACAACAAGGACGAAGCCATGCCCACACAAAATCCCCACCGCATCGTCGGCCTGTGCACTTCCAGCAAGGTCTACAACGTACTGACCGAGCTCAAGCACCTGGAAGGCCACCGCAGCGCCAAGTTCCTTTCCCTGCTCGCGGAAAACCTGGTTCGCAAGGGCCTGCTCAACGAACAGGAAGTGGTGCACATGCTCGACCTGGTGGTCGATTGAGCAGCATCGATTCCTACTATTGAAGCGGTTGATTTTTCCCCATCCCGCATGAGCCGTAAGGTAACCCCATCGACTGATGGAGGTTTCCCATGCCCAAGGTTCAAATCATGTCTGTCATTGGCAGCGCCGTCCCCGCCCCACTTCGGGAGCGCGGACTGTTGGCTTGCTGGTATCTGGTGCAGGACGGCGTTACTGTCAGCGGTCCGCTGACTTCATTGCCCGCCGCCCAGGCCCTGTCACAACGTATCGGTCCGTACCTGTTGAGCGCCTAGGGCAACTGTACCCGCGGCTTGCCCTCGACGAACAGCGCCCAGCAGGACATGAACAGCGCGGCGATCAGCGGCCCGATGACAAAACCATTGAGGCCAAATACGGCCAACCCGCCGAGCGTCGAAATCAGGACCATGTAGTCGGGCATCTTGGTGTCCTTGCCGACGAGGATCGGGCGCAGGAAGTTGTCCACCAGGCCGATCACGAAGACCCCGAACAGCGCCAGCACCACGCCCTGCCAGATCGCCCCCGACAGCAGGAAATACACCGCCACCGGCACCCAGACAATGCCCGCCCCCACCGCCGGCAGCAGCGACAGGAACGCCATCAGCACCGCCCACGGCAGCACCGTCGGGATACCCAGGATCCAGAAAATCAGGCCGCCCAAGGCGCCCTGGGTGATCGCCACCAACAGGTTGCCCTTCACCGTCGCCCGCACCACCCGGTTGAACTTCAATTGCAGGCGGCGCTTCTGGTGCTCGGCCAGCGGAACGGCCGAGCGCACCTTGCGGACCAGCTCCGCGCCGTCACGCAGGAAAAAGAACAACAGGTAGAGCATCACGAAGAAGCTCACCAGGAACTGGAACGTACCCTGGCCGAAACTGAACGCCTGGGTGGCGAAAAATTCGCTGCCCTGCATGGCGCTCTTGACGATCTTGTCTCGCAAGCCACTCAGGTTGCCCAGGCCGAAGCGGTCGAGCAGGTGCTGGAAGAACGGCGGCAACGCCTCCTTGAAACGGGCCAGGTAATCGGCGACGTCCAGCTCGCCACTTTCCAGGCTCTTGTACAGCGCCGCCCCTTCCTGGACGAGCAAGGTACTGATGACGATCACCGGCAAAATGGCGATCAC includes:
- a CDS encoding AI-2E family transporter, producing the protein MNRKNLQNKSQMLLLILVSIAFVWILLPFYGAVFWAVILGIVFAPLQRRLQFKFGWPRNVTALFTLSICVVIAILPVIVISTLLVQEGAALYKSLESGELDVADYLARFKEALPPFFQHLLDRFGLGNLSGLRDKIVKSAMQGSEFFATQAFSFGQGTFQFLVSFFVMLYLLFFFLRDGAELVRKVRSAVPLAEHQKRRLQLKFNRVVRATVKGNLLVAITQGALGGLIFWILGIPTVLPWAVLMAFLSLLPAVGAGIVWVPVAVYFLLSGAIWQGVVLALFGVFVIGLVDNFLRPILVGKDTKMPDYMVLISTLGGLAVFGLNGFVIGPLIAALFMSCWALFVEGKPRVQLP